In Pseudomonas coleopterorum, the genomic window GTGACATCACATACGTCTGGGCTGGAGGCCGATGGTACCACCAGTGACAAAAATCGGGAGTGCAAGGGTCAGGGTATTGACAACCTGGCATCCGGCGTTCTCGGCGGCATGGCTGGTTGCGCCATGATTGGCCAGTCGATCATTAACGTGAAGTCAGGCGGTCGGACACGACTCTCAACGTTATGCGCCGGCGTCTTTCTGCTTTTGATGGTTGTGTTTCTCGGCGAGTGGCTCTCCAGGATCCCAATGGCGGCGTTGGTAGCGGTCATGATCATGGTGTCCATAGGCACCTTCAGCTGGGACTCACTGCGCAACCTGAAACAGCATCCACTGTCGACCAACCTGGTTATGGTCGCAACCGTTGTCGTGGTCGTAGCCACCCATAGCGCTGTGCTTGTTCACCAGATACCGCATGTAGTCGCCCATACCAGCAATGCCCAACGCTTCTGCATCAACGGGGCTAGCAGGCGGGGTCGCGGTATCGAAAGCGTTTCCGACATCGATGCTTGGGAAGCTGCTCAAAACCTGAGAGAGCCGAGAATTGCGGCCTGGCGACATCTCGCGCTCTGCATCACGCAATGGTTTCAGGTACGCAGTGGCGAGCAGAAGACGGGCCCCTGCATCCAGGGACGGCCCTTCCCCGTTCTCTCCGGAACGCACTGAAACATCCACCCATCTGCGGGTGAGCGTTGAGCCTTGGACGCGCGTGGCTGACCAATGGATGTGCAGCCGACCTACGCTGTTCTTGTAGGTAACATACTCAGCGAACGCACCCAGTTCGGCCTTACTCAAACCATCTAATGTGCACCTCAACGTAATGGTGCTGGCCTGAGCTCCGCTGTCATCGATATGGAAGTCTTCTAGTTGCAGCTTCAGGTATTCGGCATCACGAGTTTGCAGTACATACCGGATCGCATCGATGACTGCCGTTTTACCTGCATCATTTTCCCCAACCAGCGCGGTGACACCTGGGTTGAAGGTGACCTGCAAGCCATGGTTGGCCTGGCCAAACTGGCGGAAATTGTCTAGCTTCAAAACAGATAGGTACACAGCGACGCTCCCTGTTACTCATGACGAGACAGGGACGCCTATCTTGGCCGTTTCTGCCAACGCAGTGCATCCCTGATGACTGGTAGCTTTATGACATGATCTAGCGGACGAAACCATTCTCTTGGGATGACTGTCCGCTACTGGCCGTTAGCTGTTACCTCAGTAAGGGCAGCTTCGGGTCGTTTCCAGCCGGTCAAGGCGTACCGGTGCACTGGGCATATCCAATGCAGATGGCTGGTCAAATCGAATGCAAACAGGTGGTTAAATTAGTCGATTACCCACTGTGCGTTGGAGGTTGGCCTGAGCTGCAATGAACGTGGCGCCTGTGCCTTAGATTGCATGGCCATTAGCGACCATCAGCGGCTTGTGACCCAGCAGCTGCGGCATCTGACGATGCTTGATCAGATTTGCCGTGGGGTGGACCACTGATTGGTGGTGCCTCCATTTCAGGGTGAAATCAGATGATCGTAAGTAGGCCTGGTTAGGCGAATAGACTAGAATGCCATCAAACGCAGTGGCCCGCAGACAGGACAGGGATATCGCTCAAATGGCTACGGCCCAACAAATCATTGCTCTGCTAAGCAGCCATAATCAGGGGGATGAGGAGCAATTCCTCTCAATCGCCTTGCAGGTTGCGGCCGCTGAAGCGAGACGCGGTCGGAATGATGTTGCGGCCGAGCTGAAAACGCTGGTTGATACTGCTCGGAAACGTGGACAGAGCAAATCGCGTCAGGGGCCGAGCCATGAGCAGGTTGCCATTCCGATTTCTAAACCTCGTGGCGAACTGGAAAACCTTCTCTCTGTAGCCTACCCAAAATCTCAGCTGCAAGATTTGATCTTGGATGAGTCCAAGAGTAACCGGTTGAGGAGGCTAATCCACCAACAGCGTCAGCGGGATAAGCTGAGAGCTCATGGCATGCCTCCTAGTTCGCGGCTACTTCTGGTGGGACCTCCTGGCGCCGGCAAGACGTTGACTGCTTCCGTTTTATCCGGGGAGCTCCAGCTGCCTTTATTTACCATCCGCCTAGAAACGCTAATCACCCGTTACATGGGTGAAACTGCATCCAAATTACGTTTGATTTTTGACCATCTCAATACAGTACGCGCAATATACCTCTTCGATGAATTTGATGCGATTGGGGGGCGGCGTAACGCTGATAACGACGTTGGCGAAATGCGCCGCGTCTTAAACTCCTTTCTTCAGTTCTTGGAAGAACCTAATAGCACTGATAGCCTAGTGGTGGCGACTACGAATCATCCAGAGCTCCTTGATAAAGCGCTTTTCCGACGATTTGATGAAGTAATCGAGTACGCCCTGCCGGATGCTAAGGGTATAAAAGCGGTTATAGAGATGTGTATGAGCGCCTATCTTCCCAAAAGAATGTCATGGGCCAAGATCGGCACTGTTGCTTCAGGTCTCAGTCAAGCTGAGATCAGCCGTGCGGCGGCTGAAGTCATAAAAGACTTGATTCTCCACGATGCTAAGCAGGCATCTGTCGAGCAGATTGTAGCCGCACTTCTGCAACGGCATGAACTCAAAGATACTCTTTCAGGATTAGGCCCTAGCTGATAGCTAAAACGTCTTGGGCTTTGGATTTATGGAAAAATTCCAATATGGCATCGTACGAGCTTCCGCACTGCAGATTTAAAAAAATTTAAATCTGGTCGCCCTTATAAAAAACGGCAGATGGATATGAGCTCTGCCTCGAACGAGCGAGAGGCAGGCCATGGGAGTCGTCTCCGTGAGAGATTTGATCTTTCCATCAAAGCTCATGCAGGGCGAAATGGATATTTCAGCAATGAGATTAGCGAAACTCCACCCGCTCTTTACCTCGATGTAGTGATTCAAGCAGGGGCGCCCCCGCCCGATCTTAATTGGAAAACACAACACATTCGGTTATCGGCTCTGAGGGTGCAAGAAGACGGAGTAACTGTCGGCGCGTTGTACGTGCCTGAAAGCTCGGTTTCCTTTTTTGATCAAAAACTAGTTGAGTATGCCGAGCAGAGAACTCCAGGAGGCAAACCAAAGAACGACTCAAAGTTCTCTTCCCTAAATCATTTCTCACTCGGATCCATTCAGAGCCTCTGGACAGATTCTCGCCCCTTCCCAGCAGGTACGAATAATCTTTGGTGGGAGTGCTGGTGCGGATCATCTCAAGTCAATCTGATCAGACGAATAGCGGAAAAGCTCAATCTTAGAATTAACGAAAATCTGCTAGTTTTCCCCGATACCGAGGTCCTGCTAATTTTTGCAAATGCTGTCGAAATATCTATGCTTGTGGATAATTCCTGTGGTATCCAAGAGCTGCGAAAAGCATCCGACAGCCCTTACTTCTTCACTAGGTTAGCGCCTCGTGAGCAACAAGACTGGAGTAATAACTTACTAGAGCGGATCCGGATTACCGGCAATGACCGCCCCGCAGTTTGTATCTTGGATAACGGCGTGAACTCGGCACATCCATTACTGCAGCCAGCGTTAGATCCAGAAGATTGTCAAGCAATAAATAGCGACTGGGGAAGCGATGACCATAATGGGCATGGTACCAACATGGCGGGAGCCGCATTGTTTGGTGATATGACCTATGCGTTGGCTGACCAAAGAGATTTGGAGCTAACCTACAAGCTAGAGTCAGTAAAATTCTTGCCACCCTCCGGCTGGGCACGTAACGCTCCGGAAAGCTATGGAATCATTACTCAGGCAGCGGTTAGCTTAGCGGAAACGAAGGCTCCTACAAGGAGCCGAGTATTCTGTATGGCCGTGTCGAATGAGCATGTCTCTGGAGAGCGGCCAACAACATGGAGCTCTGCGATCGATCAGTTGTGTTCCGGTACAATGATTGGTGACTTTGACGATGAAGATCATTCTGGTCCACGACGCCTATTTATACTTTCGGCAGGCAATATTCCGGATTCAACAAACCCTGCAGATGTATCTGATCTTTACGACTATCCAATCGAAGATCCTGCTCAATCTTGGAATGCAATAGCCATAGGCGGATTCACCAATAAAACTGATTTGGATGGGCAGCCTGGATATGAGGGCTGGGGAGCATTCTCCGAGGCAGGAGATCACAGTCCCTACAGTAGGTCATCGGTCGATTGGGAGCATAGTCGATGCCCCATCAAACCTGAGGTTGTCTTCGAAGCAGGTAACAAAGCCTTAAGCCCTGATGGTCAGCAATTCTATTCAGGAGTACCTGCGCTCTCGATTTTGACAACTGCTAGAAACTTTGCACGAAATCCAATCGAAGAGTTTTGGGCTACTAGCTCAGCAACGGCCCAAGCTGCGGGTATGGCTGCCGCCATCATAGCTGAGCACCCAGACTTCTGGCCAGAAACGGTTCGAGCGCTGATGATTCATAGTGCGCAATGGACACCTGCCATGCTCCAAAAATTACGAGGAAAGAGCAAGAGAGAGCGCATCCTTCTCGCTCGGCATTTTGGATATGGAGTTCCGCAGTTAGCACGCGCTCTAGCTTCTGCTGAGCACGATTTAGCGTTGATATCTGAAGCCCATATTCAGCCGTTTAAGAAGGATCTAGACTCCCGAGGACGAGAGAGCGGCGAGCCTCATTTCAATGAAGTCCACTACTACGATCTTCCATGGCCAAAAGACGAACTTGAGCGGCTTGAAAACCGTGTTGTTCAGTTGAAAATAACTTTATCGTACTTCATAGAGCCGAGCCCTAGCGAGCTAGCACAAGTTATTCCCGCAAGATGTCAGTCATTTGGACTTAGATTCGATTTGAAGCGTAAATCAGAAACTGAGCCGGCATTCCGTCATCGGATAAATAAGCTGGAGTCGCTTGAGCAAAAACCACCAAAAACAGAGAGTGACAATAACTGGACG contains:
- a CDS encoding AAA family ATPase; the protein is MYLSVLKLDNFRQFGQANHGLQVTFNPGVTALVGENDAGKTAVIDAIRYVLQTRDAEYLKLQLEDFHIDDSGAQASTITLRCTLDGLSKAELGAFAEYVTYKNSVGRLHIHWSATRVQGSTLTRRWVDVSVRSGENGEGPSLDAGARLLLATAYLKPLRDAEREMSPGRNSRLSQVLSSFPSIDVGNAFDTATPPASPVDAEALGIAGMGDYMRYLVNKHSAMGGYDHDNGCDHNQVGRQWMLFQVAQ
- a CDS encoding AAA family ATPase codes for the protein MATAQQIIALLSSHNQGDEEQFLSIALQVAAAEARRGRNDVAAELKTLVDTARKRGQSKSRQGPSHEQVAIPISKPRGELENLLSVAYPKSQLQDLILDESKSNRLRRLIHQQRQRDKLRAHGMPPSSRLLLVGPPGAGKTLTASVLSGELQLPLFTIRLETLITRYMGETASKLRLIFDHLNTVRAIYLFDEFDAIGGRRNADNDVGEMRRVLNSFLQFLEEPNSTDSLVVATTNHPELLDKALFRRFDEVIEYALPDAKGIKAVIEMCMSAYLPKRMSWAKIGTVASGLSQAEISRAAAEVIKDLILHDAKQASVEQIVAALLQRHELKDTLSGLGPS
- a CDS encoding S8 family peptidase, producing MSSASNEREAGHGSRLRERFDLSIKAHAGRNGYFSNEISETPPALYLDVVIQAGAPPPDLNWKTQHIRLSALRVQEDGVTVGALYVPESSVSFFDQKLVEYAEQRTPGGKPKNDSKFSSLNHFSLGSIQSLWTDSRPFPAGTNNLWWECWCGSSQVNLIRRIAEKLNLRINENLLVFPDTEVLLIFANAVEISMLVDNSCGIQELRKASDSPYFFTRLAPREQQDWSNNLLERIRITGNDRPAVCILDNGVNSAHPLLQPALDPEDCQAINSDWGSDDHNGHGTNMAGAALFGDMTYALADQRDLELTYKLESVKFLPPSGWARNAPESYGIITQAAVSLAETKAPTRSRVFCMAVSNEHVSGERPTTWSSAIDQLCSGTMIGDFDDEDHSGPRRLFILSAGNIPDSTNPADVSDLYDYPIEDPAQSWNAIAIGGFTNKTDLDGQPGYEGWGAFSEAGDHSPYSRSSVDWEHSRCPIKPEVVFEAGNKALSPDGQQFYSGVPALSILTTARNFARNPIEEFWATSSATAQAAGMAAAIIAEHPDFWPETVRALMIHSAQWTPAMLQKLRGKSKRERILLARHFGYGVPQLARALASAEHDLALISEAHIQPFKKDLDSRGRESGEPHFNEVHYYDLPWPKDELERLENRVVQLKITLSYFIEPSPSELAQVIPARCQSFGLRFDLKRKSETEPAFRHRINKLESLEQKPPKTESDNNWTFGSKHISAGSVHSDVWVGPAIDLAARDKIAISPVSGWWRYRHHLGKYNSQARYSLIVSISSEGEDVRLYTEISNLIAASVEPNILV